In a genomic window of Gossypium arboreum isolate Shixiya-1 chromosome 7, ASM2569848v2, whole genome shotgun sequence:
- the LOC108470922 gene encoding vacuolar protein sorting-associated protein 2 homolog 3-like isoform X1 codes for MNIFSKKPNPKEALRESKREMTRATRGIEKEIGTLQLEEKKLVAEIKRTAKTGNEAATKTLARQLVRLRQQIANLQSSRAQMRGISTHTQAMHAQSSVAIGMKGATKAMSAMNKQMAPEKQAKIIREFQRQSSQMDMTTEMMSDAIDDALDDDEAEDETEDLTNQVLDEIGVDVASQLSSTPTGRIAGKNTEAVSSSGVDELEKRLAALRNP; via the exons ATGAACATCTTCAGCAAAAAACCTAATCCCAAAG AGGCTCTTCGTGAGAGTAAGAGAGAAATGACGCGTGCTACTAGAG GTATAGAGAAGGAAATAGGAACCCTGCAATTAGAG GAAAAGAAACTTGTTGCTGAAATTAAAAGAACCGCTAAAACCGGGAATGAG GCTGCGACCAAAACTTTAGCCCGACAGCTGGTCAGGCTTAGGCAGCAGATAGCTAATTTACAAAGTAGTCGAGCTCAAATGAGAGGCATTTCAACTCATACACAG GCAATGCATGCTCAATCTTCAGTTGCCATTGGCATGAAAGGTGCCACCAAGGCAATGTCAGCTATGAATAAG CAAATGGCCCCTGAAAAACAAGCTAAGATTATTCGGGAATTTCAGAGGCAGTCTTCGCAGATGGATATGACT ACTGAAATGATGTCAGATGCCATAGATGATGCTCTTGACGATGATGAGGCAGAAGATGAGACTGAGGACCTTACCAATCAG GTTCTAGATGAAATTGGTGTTGATGTTGCCTCACAG TTGTCATCAACTCCAACAGGTAGGATTGCAGGAAAGAACACTGAAGCCGTCAGCAG CTCTGGTGTTGATGAGCTCGAGAAGCGGTTGGCAGCCCTTAGAAATCCATGA
- the LOC108470922 gene encoding vacuolar protein sorting-associated protein 2 homolog 3-like isoform X2 produces MNIFSKKPNPKEALRESKREMTRATRGIEKEIGTLQLEEKKLVAEIKRTAKTGNEAATKTLARQLVRLRQQIANLQSSRAQMRGISTHTQAMHAQSSVAIGMKGATKAMSAMNKQMAPEKQAKIIREFQRQSSQMDMTTEMMSDAIDDALDDDEAEDETEDLTNQVLDEIGVDVASQLSSTPTVVRDPRV; encoded by the exons ATGAACATCTTCAGCAAAAAACCTAATCCCAAAG AGGCTCTTCGTGAGAGTAAGAGAGAAATGACGCGTGCTACTAGAG GTATAGAGAAGGAAATAGGAACCCTGCAATTAGAG GAAAAGAAACTTGTTGCTGAAATTAAAAGAACCGCTAAAACCGGGAATGAG GCTGCGACCAAAACTTTAGCCCGACAGCTGGTCAGGCTTAGGCAGCAGATAGCTAATTTACAAAGTAGTCGAGCTCAAATGAGAGGCATTTCAACTCATACACAG GCAATGCATGCTCAATCTTCAGTTGCCATTGGCATGAAAGGTGCCACCAAGGCAATGTCAGCTATGAATAAG CAAATGGCCCCTGAAAAACAAGCTAAGATTATTCGGGAATTTCAGAGGCAGTCTTCGCAGATGGATATGACT ACTGAAATGATGTCAGATGCCATAGATGATGCTCTTGACGATGATGAGGCAGAAGATGAGACTGAGGACCTTACCAATCAG GTTCTAGATGAAATTGGTGTTGATGTTGCCTCACAG TTGTCATCAACTCCAACAG TTGTCAGAGACCCACGTGTTTGA
- the LOC108470101 gene encoding casein kinase 1-like protein 9 isoform X1, which translates to MDNVIGGKFKLGRKIGSGSFGELYLGVNVQTKEEVAVKLESAKTKHPQLHYESKLYMLLQGGTGIPHLKWFGIEADYNVMVIDLLGPSLEDLFNYCNRKLSLKTVLMLADQLINRVEYMHSRGFLHRDIKPDNFLMGLGRKANQVYIIDYGLAKKYRDLQTHKHIPYRENKNLTGTARYASVNTHLGIEQSRRDDLESLGYVLMYFLRGSLPWQGLKAGTKKQKYDKINEKKVSTSIEVLCKSYPSEFVSYFHYCRSLRFEDKPDYSYLKRLFRDLFIREGYQFDYIFDWTVLKYPQLGGSSRVRHSSGRAGLAAEAAIEKPERISVGREIRDRFSGAVEAFSKRNGSSPSPRRDHSRHKTAEGVTLSKHTHPDSDKRYSSSRYGSTSRKAVVTSRPGSSSEPNDIPQNRQVSSSSRMSTTQRLLAFESKTSNRSATVKGSRDNHPLRSFELLSLRK; encoded by the exons ATGGATAATGTGATTGGTGGTAAGTTCAAGCTTGGAAGAAAGATTGGCAGTGGCTCTTTTGGAGAGCTTTATTTAG GGGTAAATGTGCAAACTAAAGAGGAAGTTGCTGTCAAACTG GAATCTGCAAAGACCAAGCATCCACAGCTTCATTACGAGTCAAAATTGTATATGCTTCTTCAAGGAGGAA CGGGTATTCCACACCTCAAGTGGTTCGGAATTGAGGCAGATTACAATGTCATGGTAATTGACCTTCTTGGACCTAGCTTGGAAGATTTGTTCAACTACTGCAACCGGAAACTTTCATTAAAGACAGTGTTGATGCTTGCTGATCAGTTA atTAATAGAGTAGAATATATGCATTCAAGAGGTTTTCTTCACCGTGACATAAAGCCTGACAACTTCTTGATGGGCCTAGGACGCAAGGCAAATCAG GTATATATCATTGACTATGGTCTTGCGAAGAAGTATAGGGATCTTCAAACTCATAAGCACATCCCATACAG AGAAAACAAAAACCTCACAGGCACTGCTCGTTATGCAAGTGTTAACACTCACCTTGGAATTG AGCAAAGCCGCAGAGATGATTTGGAATCCCTTGGTTATGTGCTTATGTATTTCCTGAGAGGAAG CCTTCCCTGGCAGGGGCTAAAAGCTGGCACAAAAAAGCAAAAATATGATAAGATTAACGAAAAAAAAGTGTCAACTTCGATAGAG gtGCTCTGTAAGTCATATCCATCTGAGTTTGTCTCGTATTTTCACTACTGTCGTTCTTTGCGGTTTGAAGATAAACCCGATTATTCCTATTTGAAGAGGCTTTTCCGAGACTTGTTTATAAGAGAAG GTTATCAGTTTGACTACATCTTTGATTGGACCGTATTAAAGTACCCACAGCTCGGTGGCAGCTCCCGAGTGCGG CATTCCAGTGGAAGAGCAGGTTTAGCTGCAGAAGCAGCCATTGAAAAACCCGAAAGAATCTCAG TGGGAAGAGAGATTCGGGATAGATTCTCTGGTGCGGTTGAAGCATTTTCTAAGAGAAATGGTTCAAGTCCTAGTCCTCGTCGTGATCATTCTAGACACAAGACTGCTGAGGGTGTAACCTTGTCAAAGCATACG CACCCAGATTCAGATAAAAGATACAGTTCTTCTCGATATGGTAGCACTTCAAGGAAAGCTGTAGTAACAAGCAGGCCTGGTTCATCCAGTGAACCCAATGACATTCCGCAAAACCGACAGGTTTCAAGTAGCAGTCGCATGTCTACCACACAAAGACTCCTTGCCTTCGAGTCGAAAACATCCAACCGTTCGGCCACTGTTAAAGGTAGCCGTGACAATCACCCTCTTCGAAGTTTTGAGCTCCTCTCGTTAAGGAAATGA
- the LOC108470101 gene encoding casein kinase 1-like protein 9 isoform X2, whose translation MDNVIGGVNVQTKEEVAVKLESAKTKHPQLHYESKLYMLLQGGTGIPHLKWFGIEADYNVMVIDLLGPSLEDLFNYCNRKLSLKTVLMLADQLINRVEYMHSRGFLHRDIKPDNFLMGLGRKANQVYIIDYGLAKKYRDLQTHKHIPYRENKNLTGTARYASVNTHLGIEQSRRDDLESLGYVLMYFLRGSLPWQGLKAGTKKQKYDKINEKKVSTSIEVLCKSYPSEFVSYFHYCRSLRFEDKPDYSYLKRLFRDLFIREGYQFDYIFDWTVLKYPQLGGSSRVRHSSGRAGLAAEAAIEKPERISVGREIRDRFSGAVEAFSKRNGSSPSPRRDHSRHKTAEGVTLSKHTHPDSDKRYSSSRYGSTSRKAVVTSRPGSSSEPNDIPQNRQVSSSSRMSTTQRLLAFESKTSNRSATVKGSRDNHPLRSFELLSLRK comes from the exons ATGGATAATGTGATTGGTG GGGTAAATGTGCAAACTAAAGAGGAAGTTGCTGTCAAACTG GAATCTGCAAAGACCAAGCATCCACAGCTTCATTACGAGTCAAAATTGTATATGCTTCTTCAAGGAGGAA CGGGTATTCCACACCTCAAGTGGTTCGGAATTGAGGCAGATTACAATGTCATGGTAATTGACCTTCTTGGACCTAGCTTGGAAGATTTGTTCAACTACTGCAACCGGAAACTTTCATTAAAGACAGTGTTGATGCTTGCTGATCAGTTA atTAATAGAGTAGAATATATGCATTCAAGAGGTTTTCTTCACCGTGACATAAAGCCTGACAACTTCTTGATGGGCCTAGGACGCAAGGCAAATCAG GTATATATCATTGACTATGGTCTTGCGAAGAAGTATAGGGATCTTCAAACTCATAAGCACATCCCATACAG AGAAAACAAAAACCTCACAGGCACTGCTCGTTATGCAAGTGTTAACACTCACCTTGGAATTG AGCAAAGCCGCAGAGATGATTTGGAATCCCTTGGTTATGTGCTTATGTATTTCCTGAGAGGAAG CCTTCCCTGGCAGGGGCTAAAAGCTGGCACAAAAAAGCAAAAATATGATAAGATTAACGAAAAAAAAGTGTCAACTTCGATAGAG gtGCTCTGTAAGTCATATCCATCTGAGTTTGTCTCGTATTTTCACTACTGTCGTTCTTTGCGGTTTGAAGATAAACCCGATTATTCCTATTTGAAGAGGCTTTTCCGAGACTTGTTTATAAGAGAAG GTTATCAGTTTGACTACATCTTTGATTGGACCGTATTAAAGTACCCACAGCTCGGTGGCAGCTCCCGAGTGCGG CATTCCAGTGGAAGAGCAGGTTTAGCTGCAGAAGCAGCCATTGAAAAACCCGAAAGAATCTCAG TGGGAAGAGAGATTCGGGATAGATTCTCTGGTGCGGTTGAAGCATTTTCTAAGAGAAATGGTTCAAGTCCTAGTCCTCGTCGTGATCATTCTAGACACAAGACTGCTGAGGGTGTAACCTTGTCAAAGCATACG CACCCAGATTCAGATAAAAGATACAGTTCTTCTCGATATGGTAGCACTTCAAGGAAAGCTGTAGTAACAAGCAGGCCTGGTTCATCCAGTGAACCCAATGACATTCCGCAAAACCGACAGGTTTCAAGTAGCAGTCGCATGTCTACCACACAAAGACTCCTTGCCTTCGAGTCGAAAACATCCAACCGTTCGGCCACTGTTAAAGGTAGCCGTGACAATCACCCTCTTCGAAGTTTTGAGCTCCTCTCGTTAAGGAAATGA
- the LOC108476731 gene encoding protein SCARECROW-like produces MMKGGFEVVHATLDMIQPHREPIWDFASFGFPTTSVAAAAVSSIPRQSLENRCINLERNELSDWVEQVTKKLIDDLPAQNTDTDDHHSSTLQAPADIPMVCEDSFPPSLLADFRPRKTVTSSDFDELQWSNVNGGNDRGLSRLDEQGLSLITLLLECAVAISIDNLGEAHRMLLELTQMASPYALSCAERVVAYFAKAMSSRVINSWLGICSPLINYKTVHCAFQAFNNVSPFIKFAHFTSNQAILEAFHRRDRVHIIDLDIMQGLQWPALFHILATRMEGPPHVTMTGMGSSMELLTETGKQLSNFAKRLGMSFEFHPIAKKFGEIDITMVRLRRGETLAIHWLQHSLYDATGPDWKTMRLMEQLGPRIITLVEQDLSHGGSFLDRFVGSLHYYSTLFDSLGAYLAADDPNRHRIEHCLLFREINNILAIGGPARSGEDKMKQWRSELAARNSFVQVPMSSNSMAQAQLILNMFPPAHGYRLVQGDGTLRLGWKDSSLFTASAWTSHVSR; encoded by the coding sequence ATGATGAAAGGAGGATTCGAAGTGGTTCATGCGACTCTAGATATGATCCAGCCTCATCGTGAACCTATATGGGATTTCGCCTCTTTTGGGTTCCCAACTACTAGTGTTGCTGCTGCTGCTGTCAGCTCCATCCCCAGGCAAAGTCTTGAAAATCGTTGCATAAACTTGGAGAGAAATGAGCTTTCCGATTGGGTCGAACAAGTTACGAAGAAGCTCATTGATGACTTGCCAGCTCAAAATACAGACACTGATGATCACCATAGCAGTACCTTGCAGGCACCTGCTGATATACCAATGGTATGCGAGGATAGCTTCCCTCCATCGCTTCTGGCTGATTTCAGGCCAAGGAAAACTGTAACGAGTAGTGATTTTGACGAGCTTCAATGGAGCAACGTTAATGGAGGGAATGATAGAGGGTTAAGTAGGTTAGACGAGCAAGGTTTAAGCTTGATAACGCTGCTTTTAGAGTGTGCTGTAGCTATCTCCATTGACAACCTTGGGGAAGCTCATCGAATGTTGCTTGAACTAACCCAAATGGCTTCTCCTTATGCTCTTTCTTGTGCTGAAAGGGTCGTTGCTTATTTCGCCAAGGCCATGTCTAGTAGGGTTATTAATTCATGGTTAGGGATATGTTCTCCTTTGATTAACTACAAAACCGTTCATTGTGCttttcaagcattcaacaatgtcTCTCCCTTTATCAAATTCGCTCATTTCACCTCTAACCAagccatcctcgaagcatttcaTCGACGTGATAGggttcatatcatagaccttgaTATCATGCAAGGCTTGCAATGGCCGGCTTTGTTCCATATCTTAGCCACGCGTATGGAAGGACCTCCACATGTCACGATGACTGGCATGGGCAGTTCGATGGAGCTTCTGACGGAGACAGGCAAGCAACTCTCGAATTTCGCTAAACGACTCGGAATGTCGTTCGAATTCCATCCGATCGCGAAGAAATTCGGGGAAATCGACATCACGATGGTTCGACTCCGAAGAGGGGAGACATTAGCTATTCACTGGCTACAACATTCACTATACGACGCTACGGGACCCGATTGGAAGACAATGAGACTGATGGAGCAATTAGGTCCAAGGATAATCACATTGGTGGAACAAGACTTGTCCCATGGTGGATCGTTCTTGGACCGTTTTGTGGGGTCTCTCCATTATTATTCCACCTTGTTTGATTCACTAGGAGCATACCTAGCAGCTGATGACCCCAACAGGCATCGCATCGAACATTGCCTATTATTTAGGGAAATAAACAATATATTGGCAATAGGAGGGCCAGCGAGAAGTGGGGAAGATAAGATGAAGCAATGGAGGAGTGAGCTAGCAGCAAGAAATAGCTTCGTGCAGGTGCCGATGAGCAGCAACTCGATGGCACAAGCACAGCTGATATTGAACATGTTCCCACCGGCTCATGGGTATAGGCTTGTACAAGGAGATGGAACACTTAGGCTTGGATGGAAAGATAGTAGCTTGTTTACTGCTTCGGCTTGGACATCCCATGTCTCTCGATAG